A stretch of the Theileria equi strain WA chromosome 1, complete sequence genome encodes the following:
- a CDS encoding DnaJ domain containing protein (encoded by transcript BEWA_022410A), translated as MSQFRDTFTRGSKKDPLLSYDDFASRIFTSGFMICFLIPITIYLLKKWFGPKRSRLPSKLRLSDVHLEKSKTPTVHCQCSLCKQRRNEENNVSFKLSDHLSPSRIAQVLVLGFFWWLVIHLITGINPDDNIKKFDPFALLGISPEATKKEIQRAYRRLSLKYHPDRNPNDPEMSALFILTTKAYKALTNEKSRMNYAKYGNPDGPGMMKIGIGLPRFLIDENNQIVILSLFFIILLIVMPALFLWYYRTQKCFTATGIRIETLQLIYYAMNENTRHKALPEVYSCSTECCQIPCTMEDEKALKKYTDVLGDYKKKNISKETFRNLILLLCHLNRVDELPTQLISSQREILKYSMIITQCMLDVSICRGWILTIKSILDFRRSIVHGIMGKNESFYQIPHFTQDVISHVQKGKNAVKFIEDFVAQSPSDRKGTVDMSEQEIADVAAFCDYYPKINLKATVAVAGEDNILLNDLVTLTITLTRENVPEGHLSGPVHAPHFPWVKYEEWWFLVNYRDDERAVAFTFSNSRERVIEQSIHFLADRPGPNTIVVTACCDSYFGCDKTASADFFVIPITHRFDSKIHPEDLALDNEPSAIGKLLGDMLEPESSEEEEVSEID; from the exons ATGTCACAATTTCGTGATACATTTACTAGGGGCAGTAAGAAGGATCCACTCCTGTCTTACGATGATTTTGCCTCTCGGATCTTTACGAGCGGGTTCATGATCTGTTTCTTGATCCCAATCACCATATATTTACTCAAAAAGTGGTTTGGACCAAAGAGAAGTCGCCTACCCTCAAAATTGCGCCTATCTGATGTACATTTAGAAAAAAGCAAAACACCTACAGTTCATTGTCAATGCTCACTCTGCAAACAACGTAGAAATGAGGAAAACAACGTATCTTTCAAGCTCAGTGACCATCTGTCACCCTCGAGAATAGCGCAAGTGCTGGTCTTGGGATTCTTTTGGTGGCTTGTAATACATCTAATCACAG GAATCAACCCTGATGATAACATCAAAAAGTTTGACCCATTTGCCCTTTTGGGTATATCTCCAGAGGCCACAAAGAAGGAGATTCAAAGGGCCTATCGTCGCCTCTCACTAAAGTATCACCCAGATAGGAATCCAAACGATCCAGAGATGTCAGCTCTGTTTATTTTAACTACAAAGGCCTACAAAGCTCTCACTAAtgag AAATCCCGCATGAATTATGCAAAGTATGGCAACCCTGACGGTCCTGGAATGATGAAAATTGGTATTGGATTGCCTAGGTTTCTGATTGACGAGAATAACCAAATTGTTATTCTCtctctcttcttcattatcctgCTGATTGTCATGCCTGCACTTTTCTTGTGGTACTATCGTACCCAAAAGTGCTTCACCG CGACTGGAATTCGTATTGAGACATTACAATTAATCTACTACGCAATGAATGAAAACACTCGTCACAAGGCTCTTCCGGAGGTTTACTCATGCTCTACGGAATGTTGTCAGATACCATGTACTATGGAGGATGAAAAGGCACTTAAAAAATATACGGACGTCCTTGGAGATTACaagaaaaagaatataTCCAAGGAAACGTTCCGCAATCTTATCCTCCTACTTTGTCATTTGAATCGTGTGGACGAACTGCCTACTCAGTTGATTTCTTCACAGAGGGAGATTTTGAAGTACTCCATGATAATCACTCAGTGTATGCTTGACGTTAGCATATGTAGGGGGTGGATTCTGACAATCAAGTCCATCCTGGACTTCCGCAGATCTATAGTTCACGGTATAATGGGAAAGAATGAATCCTTCTACCAGATTCCTCACTTTACCCAGGATGTCATAAGTCACGTACAAAAGGGGAAAAATGCAGTTAAATTTATCGAAGATTTTGTTGCACAGTCACCAAGTGATAGAAAGGGTACCGTCGACATGTCTGAGCAAGAGATTGCTGATGTTGCTGCATTTTGTGATTATTACCCCAAGATTAACCTAAAGGCTACAGTAGCTGTAGCTGGAGAAGACAACATTTTACTAAACGATTTGGTTACACTGACAATTACCCTTACTAGGGAAAATGTGCCAGAGGGGCACCTTTCAGGTCCAGTGCATGCTCCGCATTTTCCATGGGTAAAATATGAGGAATGGTGGTTCCTTGTAAATTATCGTGATGATGAACGCGCTGTTGCTTTCACATTTAGCAATAGCAGAGAACGTGTTATTGAGCAGTCTATCCACTTCCTTGCGGATAGACCTGGCCCAAATACTATTGTCGTTACAGCTTGCTGTGATTCTTACTTTGGATGTGATAAGACGGCTTCAGCCGATTTCTTTGTAATTCCAATTACTCACCGCTTTGATTCCAAGATTCACCCTGAAGATCTCGCACTTGACAATGAGCCTTCTGCTATTGGAAAGCTCTTGGGTGATATGTTAGAACCCGAATCTTctgaagaggaagaagtttCTGAAATTGACTAG
- a CDS encoding hypothetical protein (encoded by transcript BEWA_022420A), which produces MESLEDVEVDESNTLLYKVMINRKIVEKVQMNMSAHEKSNGAQSHNEEVELLKRYNKELETKYNDTFAALDQVRKNALEASESNLSREFRIAFLEKALHGCEKNLLESEDRLKQAKKMVDDVKLASKKEVSILEVQMKRLFEIVKERDSTIASLTTNLSKSNAELDEMKSKRDELILQLKRMCDNLNNIIKERNQKEKMIAKLEADLNKRDLERQELYLNEMNRNRRMYIDIKVKENLMSQIISDKNKYISELSSEIDILKGKLDGINKAFYELSLPKYDAMRRQNRTSCVSQNKVTFSTSQRV; this is translated from the coding sequence atggagagtTTGGAAGATGTAGAAGTTGATGAATCGAATACCTTGCTTTACAAGGTTATGATTAATCGTAAGATAGTAGAAAAAGTGCAGATGAACATGAGCGCACATGAGAAGAGTAATGGTGCTCAGAGCCATAATGAAGAGGTAGAGTTACTTAAAAGGTATAATAAAGAGCTGGAGACAAAGTATAATGATACATTTGCAGCACTAGATCAGGTGCGTAAGAATGCACTAGAAGCTTCAGAATCTAATTTGTCCAGAGAATTTAGAATTGCCTTCTTGGAAAAGGCTCTGCATGGCTGTGAGAAGAATTTGCTTGAATCGGAGGACAGGTTGAAACAGGCTAAAAAGATGGTTGATGATGTAAAATTGGCGTCTAAGAAGGAAGTTTCTATTTTGGAAGTCcaaatgaaaaggttgttTGAGATTGTGAAGGAACGAGACTCAACAATTGCATCACTCACCACCAACTTATCAAAGTCTAATGCGGAATTAGATGAGATGAAATCCAAAAGGGATGAACTTATCCTTCAATTAAAGCGCATGTGTGATAATTTGAACAATATTATAAAGGAGAGGAAccaaaaggaaaagatgaTTGCTAAACTAGAGGCAGATTTGAATAAGCGTGATTTGGAGCGCCAGGAGCTTTATCTTAATGAGATGAATAGAAACAGAAGAATGTATATCGACATTAAGGTGAAGGAGAATTTGATGAGTCAGATTATAAGCGATAAGAACAAGTATATTTCTGAGTTGAGCAGTGAAATTGATATCTTAAAGGGTAAGCTTGATGGGATTAACAAGGCATTTTATGAGCTTTCACTACCAAAATATGATGCAATGAGGAGACAAAATAGAACAAGTTGTGTTTCTCAAAACAAGGTCACCTTTAGCACTAGTCAACGTGTATAG